One genomic segment of Strix aluco isolate bStrAlu1 chromosome 7, bStrAlu1.hap1, whole genome shotgun sequence includes these proteins:
- the CISD1 gene encoding CDGSH iron-sulfur domain-containing protein 1: MGPGHNSAVRVEWIAAVSLAAGAAAVGYLAYKKFLSKDKCCKAMVNPHIQKDNPKVVHAFDMEDLGDKAVYCRCWRSKKFPLCDGSHTKHNEETGDNVGPLIIKRKEA; encoded by the exons TGGAATGGATTGCTGCAGTCTCCttagctgctggagcagctgctgtcGGGTACCTAGCTTACAAAAAATTTCTCTCTAAAGACAAATGCTGCAAAGCCATGGTGAATCCCCATATCCAGAAGGATAACCCCAAGGTAGTCCATGCGTTTGACATGGAAGATCTGGGAGACAAGGCTGTGTACTGTCGTTGTTGGCGATCTAAGAAG ttCCCGCTGTGTGATGGCTCTCACACAAAGCACAACGAGGAAACTGGCGACAACGTTGGGCCTCTGATCATCAAGAGGAAGGAGGCATAG